Proteins encoded by one window of Blautia faecicola:
- the rlmD gene encoding 23S rRNA (uracil(1939)-C(5))-methyltransferase RlmD, whose translation MKKGEVYEGIIEQVDFPNKGRVMVDGQPVIVKNGMPGQRVRFMINKKRGGRVEARLLEVLEPSPLETRKPVCSIFPQCGGCMYQTMDYSHQLEMKQEQIRRLLDTAIKNGGQVDENGNPDYVFEGIKGSPTEFRYRNKMEFSFGDAEKDGPLTLGLHKKGSTYDVLTASDCKLVHEDLTKILTCVLDYCKEQGFTYYHKMRHEGYLRHLLLRRGNTTGEILINLVTTTQLDPDLSELVERLLALPLEGTIVGILHILNDSLADLVQSDETRVLYGQDYFYENLLGLKFKITPFSFFQPNSLGAEVLYETARSYIGDTRDMTVFDLYSGTGTISQILAAVAKKVIGVEIVEEAVVAARENAERNGIENCEFIAGDVLKVLDEIGEKPDFIVLDPPRDGIHPKALPKIINYQVENLVYISCKPTSLARDLEIFLKQGYRVERCVCVDQFAQTVHTETICHLKCVRK comes from the coding sequence ATGAAAAAAGGTGAAGTATACGAGGGTATTATAGAACAGGTAGATTTTCCAAATAAAGGAAGAGTCATGGTGGACGGTCAACCGGTGATCGTAAAAAACGGGATGCCGGGACAGCGTGTCCGCTTTATGATCAATAAAAAAAGAGGCGGTAGGGTGGAAGCAAGGCTCTTGGAAGTGCTGGAGCCGTCACCGCTTGAGACGAGAAAACCGGTCTGTTCCATCTTTCCACAGTGTGGCGGATGTATGTACCAGACCATGGACTACAGCCATCAGCTGGAGATGAAACAGGAACAGATCCGAAGACTCCTGGACACAGCCATCAAAAACGGTGGTCAGGTGGATGAAAACGGAAACCCAGACTATGTTTTTGAGGGAATCAAGGGAAGCCCTACAGAATTCCGTTACCGTAATAAGATGGAATTTTCGTTCGGAGATGCCGAAAAAGACGGTCCGCTGACACTGGGACTCCATAAAAAGGGAAGCACCTATGATGTGCTGACTGCATCCGACTGTAAGCTGGTACATGAAGATCTGACGAAGATTCTGACCTGTGTGCTGGATTACTGTAAAGAACAGGGATTTACCTACTACCATAAGATGCGCCATGAAGGCTATCTGAGACATCTGCTGTTACGCCGCGGGAATACAACAGGGGAGATTCTGATCAACTTGGTGACAACCACACAGCTGGATCCGGATCTTTCGGAACTGGTGGAACGCCTGCTGGCACTCCCGCTTGAAGGAACCATCGTGGGAATCCTGCATATCCTGAACGATTCACTGGCGGATCTGGTACAGAGTGATGAGACGAGAGTGCTGTATGGACAGGATTATTTTTATGAGAATCTGCTGGGACTGAAATTTAAGATCACGCCATTCTCCTTTTTCCAGCCGAATTCTCTCGGTGCGGAAGTGTTGTATGAAACCGCGAGAAGCTATATCGGGGATACCAGAGATATGACGGTCTTTGATCTCTACAGCGGAACCGGAACAATCTCACAGATCCTGGCAGCAGTGGCAAAAAAAGTGATCGGCGTGGAGATCGTAGAAGAAGCCGTTGTGGCGGCAAGGGAAAATGCTGAGAGAAACGGAATCGAAAACTGCGAATTTATCGCCGGAGATGTACTAAAAGTGCTGGATGAGATCGGGGAAAAACCGGACTTTATCGTGCTCGATCCACCGCGGGACGGTATTCATCCGAAAGCTTTACCAAAGATTATTAACTATCAGGTGGAAAATCTGGTCTATATTTCCTGCAAACCAACCAGTCTTGCAAGAGATCTGGAAATCTTTTTAAAGCAGGGATACCGCGTGGAGCGCTGCGTGTGCGTTGACCAGTTTGCACAGACGGTACACACAGAAACCATCTGTCATCTGAAATGTGTCAGAAAATAA
- a CDS encoding glycoside hydrolase family 32 protein: protein MKKPSEKLAKAIAYEAKKKQERDENKRPAFHVTPTTGWCNDPNGFSRFGDEYHLFYQYYPYENKWGPMHWGHCKTKDFIKWEELPCAMAPDMEYDGQGCFSGTAVEHEEKHILMYTSVLEKDLEDGTHMVRQTQSIAIGDGETYEKVAENPVITADCLPEGSSPVDFRDPKIWKEDGKFFALIGSKAEDGSGQLALFTSEDAIHWNYEKMIDQCKNRYGKMWECPDFFALDGRQVLIVSPQFMRAEGLEFHNGNNSIYFTGDYDKETMTYTRGDARQVDYGMDFYAPQTVETTDGRRVMVAWLQSWDNFMTPEDMDWTGLMTLPRELHVEDDSLVQLPVREIENYYTGERRYEKVTLENQSAELDGITGRSFDMTVEVKKEDLEGFSILLACDDENYTELYYNRYQELFTVDRTYSGLVRDVICSRSMKVANDQDTITFRIVMDKYTIEVFANDGKQAMTTLIYTDLKSQGIVFSSDGKATFSVTQHTIAMLE, encoded by the coding sequence ATGAAGAAACCATCAGAAAAATTAGCAAAAGCAATCGCATATGAAGCAAAGAAAAAACAGGAACGGGATGAGAACAAGCGTCCGGCGTTTCATGTAACGCCGACAACCGGATGGTGTAACGATCCGAACGGATTTTCCAGATTTGGGGATGAATACCATCTGTTTTATCAGTATTATCCATATGAGAACAAATGGGGCCCGATGCACTGGGGACACTGCAAGACAAAAGATTTTATCAAATGGGAAGAACTTCCGTGCGCGATGGCACCGGATATGGAATACGACGGGCAGGGATGCTTTTCCGGAACAGCCGTAGAACATGAAGAAAAACATATCCTGATGTATACCAGCGTGCTGGAAAAAGACCTCGAAGACGGAACCCATATGGTACGCCAGACACAGAGTATTGCGATCGGTGACGGCGAAACGTATGAAAAAGTGGCGGAAAACCCGGTGATCACCGCAGACTGTCTGCCGGAAGGAAGTTCTCCGGTCGATTTCCGCGATCCGAAGATCTGGAAAGAAGATGGTAAGTTTTTCGCACTGATCGGAAGCAAGGCAGAAGACGGAAGCGGTCAGCTGGCACTCTTTACTTCCGAGGATGCGATCCACTGGAACTACGAGAAAATGATCGACCAGTGTAAAAACCGTTATGGAAAAATGTGGGAGTGCCCGGATTTCTTTGCACTTGACGGCCGTCAGGTTCTGATCGTATCTCCGCAGTTTATGAGAGCGGAAGGACTGGAATTTCACAACGGAAACAATTCCATCTATTTTACCGGGGACTATGACAAAGAGACGATGACTTACACCAGAGGCGATGCGAGACAGGTAGATTACGGTATGGATTTTTATGCGCCGCAGACCGTAGAAACAACAGACGGAAGAAGAGTTATGGTCGCATGGCTCCAGAGCTGGGATAATTTTATGACCCCGGAAGATATGGACTGGACCGGACTTATGACACTCCCGAGAGAACTGCATGTGGAAGATGACAGTCTGGTACAGCTTCCAGTACGTGAGATTGAAAATTATTATACCGGTGAGCGTAGATATGAAAAAGTCACTCTGGAAAATCAGTCTGCCGAACTGGACGGAATCACAGGCAGAAGTTTTGATATGACAGTGGAAGTAAAAAAAGAGGATCTGGAAGGATTCTCCATTCTGCTTGCCTGCGACGATGAAAATTATACCGAACTGTACTATAACAGATACCAGGAATTATTTACCGTGGATCGTACCTATTCCGGTCTGGTAAGAGATGTGATCTGCAGCCGCAGCATGAAGGTGGCAAACGATCAGGATACGATAACATTCCGGATCGTGATGGATAAATATACGATTGAAGTATTTGCAAATGACGGAAAACAGGCGATGACAACGCTGATCTACACCGATCTGAAATCACAGGGCATTGTATTTTCCAGTGACGGAAAAGCAACGTTCAGCGTGACACAGCATACAATTGCCATGCTGGAATAG
- a CDS encoding YcxB family protein has product MKVQFNVQMTRQYLFDFFLQHTYRALRGKLSLLAGLAMIPLCVLTWNRVGRMFSVCYIFFAVFFLLLMPGKLWIKADQGFKRTPVYRKPFTYKVDSTGITTIQNAQTGHLKWNQVEKVIDSQLCLYVYINKADAYVWPKAAVGKNYQKLLELLKKHVDARKLKIRLK; this is encoded by the coding sequence GTGAAAGTACAATTTAATGTGCAGATGACCAGACAGTATCTGTTTGATTTCTTTCTGCAGCACACCTACCGGGCCCTGCGTGGAAAACTCAGCCTTCTGGCAGGACTTGCGATGATTCCGCTGTGTGTGCTTACCTGGAACCGGGTGGGAAGAATGTTCAGCGTGTGTTATATCTTTTTTGCTGTATTTTTCCTGCTCCTGATGCCGGGAAAACTCTGGATCAAAGCGGATCAGGGATTTAAAAGAACACCGGTGTATAGAAAACCATTTACTTACAAAGTAGACAGCACCGGAATCACGACGATCCAGAACGCGCAGACCGGACATCTGAAATGGAATCAGGTGGAAAAGGTGATTGACAGCCAGTTATGCCTGTATGTCTATATCAACAAAGCAGATGCCTATGTATGGCCGAAGGCAGCAGTCGGTAAAAATTACCAGAAACTGCTGGAACTTCTGAAGAAACATGTGGATGCGAGGAAGCTGAAAATTCGTCTGAAATAA
- the tsaB gene encoding tRNA (adenosine(37)-N6)-threonylcarbamoyltransferase complex dimerization subunit type 1 TsaB, translated as MKILALDSSGLVASVAVVEEDQLLAEYTVNYKKTHSQTLLPMLDEIAKMIELDLETIDAIAVAAGPGSFTGLRIGSATAKGLGLALKKPLIPVPTVDALAYNLYDTTGVICPMMDARRKQVYTGIYRFEDHELVTVSAQKAIAVEELIQELNTLGEAVTFLGDGVTVYQEMLKENMQVPYSFAPAHLNKQRAGAVGALAEKYYREGKTVTAVEHQPEYLRVSQAERERAEREAGKR; from the coding sequence ATGAAAATATTAGCACTTGACAGTTCGGGACTGGTAGCATCTGTCGCTGTTGTGGAAGAAGATCAGCTGCTGGCAGAATATACGGTAAATTATAAAAAGACACATTCCCAGACTCTGCTTCCGATGCTCGATGAGATCGCAAAGATGATCGAACTGGATCTGGAAACGATAGACGCCATCGCGGTGGCAGCAGGTCCGGGATCTTTTACCGGTCTGCGCATCGGTTCCGCTACGGCGAAAGGACTGGGACTGGCATTAAAGAAACCGCTGATCCCGGTGCCGACCGTAGACGCGCTCGCATACAATCTGTATGATACCACGGGAGTGATCTGCCCGATGATGGATGCGAGAAGAAAACAGGTGTACACCGGCATCTATCGGTTTGAAGATCATGAACTGGTGACTGTAAGCGCCCAGAAAGCAATTGCCGTGGAAGAACTGATCCAGGAACTGAATACACTGGGGGAAGCCGTGACCTTTTTGGGGGATGGCGTAACGGTCTATCAGGAAATGTTAAAAGAAAATATGCAGGTACCATACAGCTTTGCACCGGCACACCTGAACAAACAGCGGGCAGGAGCCGTGGGAGCACTGGCAGAAAAATATTACCGGGAAGGCAAAACAGTAACAGCAGTCGAGCATCAGCCGGAATACCTTCGGGTATCTCAGGCAGAGCGGGAGCGTGCGGAAAGAGAAGCAGGAAAAAGATGA
- the rimI gene encoding ribosomal protein S18-alanine N-acetyltransferase codes for MTEIREMQLDDLEQVMEIENENFSRPWTETGFFTFLIRQDTLFLVAEEDEEILGYCGVVMVQDEGDITNVSVKKDRQNHGIGKLLVQELIRKTEEMGVSRLFLEVRESNERAIHVYEKAGFVKNGLRKNYYEDPVEHAVLMMHETTGKER; via the coding sequence ATGACAGAGATTCGGGAAATGCAGCTGGACGATCTGGAACAGGTGATGGAGATTGAAAATGAGAATTTCTCCCGCCCGTGGACAGAGACAGGATTTTTTACCTTTCTGATCCGCCAGGATACCCTGTTTCTGGTAGCAGAGGAGGACGAAGAGATCCTTGGCTACTGTGGTGTCGTGATGGTGCAGGATGAAGGCGATATTACCAATGTATCCGTAAAAAAAGACAGACAAAACCACGGTATCGGCAAACTTCTGGTACAGGAACTGATTCGGAAAACCGAAGAGATGGGAGTATCCCGTCTGTTTCTGGAAGTACGCGAGAGCAATGAGAGAGCGATCCATGTGTACGAAAAAGCCGGATTTGTGAAAAACGGTTTACGGAAAAATTATTATGAGGATCCGGTGGAACATGCGGTACTGATGATGCATGAGACAACCGGAAAAGAAAGATAG
- the tsaE gene encoding tRNA (adenosine(37)-N6)-threonylcarbamoyltransferase complex ATPase subunit type 1 TsaE, with amino-acid sequence MIIETNSPEETFALGQKLGEQAKAGQIYTLNGDLGVGKTVFTQGIARGLGITEAVSSPTFTIVQVYEEGRLPFYHFDVYRIGDIEEMEEIGYDDYFFGNGVCMIEWAELIEELIPENSIHVTIEKDLERGFDYRRITITGLEGWENE; translated from the coding sequence ATGATAATAGAAACAAACAGTCCCGAGGAAACCTTTGCACTGGGTCAGAAACTTGGCGAACAGGCAAAAGCGGGACAGATCTATACCCTGAACGGCGACCTTGGCGTTGGAAAAACAGTGTTTACCCAGGGAATTGCCAGAGGACTTGGAATCACAGAAGCGGTCAGCAGTCCGACATTTACCATCGTACAGGTATACGAAGAGGGACGGCTTCCGTTCTATCATTTCGACGTATACCGTATCGGAGATATCGAAGAGATGGAAGAGATCGGTTATGATGACTATTTCTTTGGAAATGGTGTGTGCATGATCGAGTGGGCGGAACTGATCGAGGAACTGATTCCGGAAAACAGTATTCATGTAACAATTGAGAAAGACCTGGAAAGGGGATTCGATTATCGTCGGATCACCATTACAGGACTGGAAGGATGGGAAAACGAATGA